The genomic window ATTCAAGTTTAGGGGACCTTTTGTTTTCTAAATTTAATTAAGAAATATAATTAAGGAGGCATTAAAATGGCAAAGGAGAAATTTGTAAGGAGTAAGCCGCACGTAAATATAGGAACAATCGGGCACGTAGATCACGGAAAGACAACATTGACCAGTGCAATAACAATGGTAT from bacterium includes these protein-coding regions:
- a CDS encoding GTP-binding protein, translated to MAKEKFVRSKPHVNIGTIGHVDHGKTTLTSAITMV